The Methanobrevibacter boviskoreani JH1 genome contains a region encoding:
- a CDS encoding DUF116 domain-containing protein, whose translation MITDSLFKLLGQSIFIIVVAIIALLIIVLIIGRIQLKNNRLIFPRFILVITDIFYSPLKSLSNWLGFEDTMVDQMSVSLRNHVNKTNFNKTDNSRKILVLPHCLRSSDCQARLDETGLVCDKCGKCSIGVIKEKAESIGYKVFIVPGSSFVKKIIENNDFDSVVGVACYEDLNLTMMKLNQFSPQGVLLSKTGCFETKVDVRSVLEKIGYFDIKKENRKSKNPDLEIHHDLCIKKEDIKNSK comes from the coding sequence ATGATAACAGATTCATTATTTAAATTATTGGGACAGAGTATTTTTATTATAGTAGTCGCCATAATTGCACTACTTATCATTGTATTGATAATCGGAAGAATACAATTGAAAAACAATAGGCTTATTTTTCCAAGATTCATATTGGTTATTACGGATATATTCTATTCACCTCTTAAAAGCCTATCCAATTGGTTAGGTTTTGAGGATACAATGGTGGATCAGATGAGCGTATCATTAAGGAACCATGTGAATAAAACCAACTTCAATAAAACAGACAATTCCAGAAAGATACTTGTACTTCCGCATTGTCTTAGAAGTAGTGACTGTCAAGCAAGACTTGATGAAACGGGACTTGTATGTGACAAATGCGGCAAATGTTCCATTGGGGTTATTAAAGAAAAGGCTGAAAGCATTGGATATAAAGTCTTTATAGTTCCCGGAAGCAGCTTTGTTAAAAAGATTATTGAAAACAATGATTTTGATTCTGTTGTTGGTGTTGCATGTTATGAAGATTTAAATCTGACAATGATGAAATTAAACCAGTTTTCACCACAGGGAGTGCTCCTTTCAAAAACAGGCTGTTTCGAGACAAAGGTAGATGTGAGATCTGTTCTTGAAAAGATTGGATATTTTGATATCAAAAAAGAGAATAGAAAATCAAAAAATCCTGATTTAGAGATACACCATGATTTATGTATCAAGAAGGAAGATATTAAAAATTCCAAATAA
- a CDS encoding ArsR/SmtB family transcription factor yields MSSDVCEIKSIREDIVEKVSNNMSSCDTYKETADLFKLLGDYNRIRIISALKQKEMCVCELSLLLDMSQSSISHQLRILRNKGIVKNRKENKRVFYSLNNPQIYELIKIGENTC; encoded by the coding sequence ATGTCTAGTGATGTTTGTGAAATAAAAAGTATAAGGGAAGATATTGTAGAGAAAGTTTCAAACAATATGTCATCATGTGACACATATAAGGAAACTGCTGATTTATTCAAGTTATTAGGAGATTATAATAGAATAAGAATAATATCTGCCCTTAAACAAAAAGAAATGTGTGTATGTGAATTATCATTACTATTAGATATGAGCCAATCCAGTATATCACATCAATTAAGAATTCTACGTAACAAAGGAATTGTTAAAAATAGAAAGGAAAATAAAAGAGTATTTTATTCATTAAACAATCCACAGATATATGAACTAATAAAGATAGGTGAAAATACATGTTGA